A stretch of DNA from Bacillus sp. NP157:
CGTCACCGACCTGGGCGACTTCGCCGCCGTGAACGCGGTGATGGCCGAGTACTTCCAGCAGCCGTACCCGGCGCGTTCCACCATCGAAGTCTCGGCCCTGCCCAAGGGTGCGAACGTCGAGGTCGACGCGATCCTCGTCCTGCCGTAACCGCAAGGCCGCCGCCATTCCCGTGGCCCGTATCGCCAGCCCTTCGTCCGCCGCGCCGTCGGCGGATCCGGGTCGCGCGCCGCTGACCACGCTCGGCGGCGTCGGGCCAGCGCTTGCCGAAACGCTGGGCAAGCTCGGCCTGCGCGAGGTGCAGGACCTCTGGTTCCACCTGCCGCTGCGTTACGAAGACCGCACCACGGTCGTGCCGATCGCCGAGCTGCGCCCGGGCGATCGCGCCCAGGTCGAAGGCGCGGTGGATGTCGTCGAGCGTACGTTCCGCGGGCGCATGCAACTGAAGGTGATCATCAGCGACGACTCCGGCCGTGCGCTGTTGCTGCGCTTCTTCCACTTCCGCAAGGCGCAGGTGGAGCAGTTGCAGAAGGGCACGCGCGTGCTCTGCTTCGGCGAGGTGCGCCAGGGGCCGCAGGGCCTGGAGATCGTCCACCCGCAGTACCAGCGCATCGAGAACGACGAACCGGTGGTCGTCGACGAGCGGCTGACGCCGGTCTATCCGGCGACGGAAGGGCTGGGTCCACGCCGCCTCGCCAGCGTCATCGCCAAGGCGCTGCATCATCTGCCGACCGACGACCGGCTGGAGCTGATTCCGGAGGATGTCGGCCGGCCGCTGGGCCTGACCTCGCTGCGCGATGCGCTGCTCTACGTGCATCGCCCGCCCAACGATGTCGACCTGCGCCAGCTTGGCGAAGGTGCGCACCCCGCGCAGAAACGCCTTGCCTTCGAGGAGTTGCTGACCCAGCACCTGACCCTGCGTCGCATGCGTGCGGCGGTAAAGAAGCGCAAGGCGCCGGCGTTGAAAAGCGCAGGTGTCTTGCGCGAGCGCCTGCTGGCATCGCTGCCCTTTGCCCTGACCAGGGCGCAGTCGCGGGTCGCCGCGGAGGTGAATCGCGACCTGGTGCGTGCGCATCCGATGCTGCGGCTGGTGCAGGGCGACGTGGGCAGCGGCAAGACCGTGGTCGCCGCACTTGCCGCGCTTGCCGCGGTGGAGGCCGGCTACCAGGTCGCGCTGGTCGCGCCGACGGAACTGCTCGCCGAGCAGCACCTGCGTAACTTCCGTGCCTGGCTTGAACCGCTCGACCTGCACGTGGAGTGGCTCGCGGGCAAGGTGCAGGGCAGGGCACGCAAGAGCGCGCTGGCGCATGCCGCCGAAGGCAGCGCGCATATCGTCGTCGGTACCCATGCGTTGATGCAGGAAGGCGTCGCCTTCCAGAAGCTCGGCCTGGTGATCGTCGACGAGCAGCACCGCTTCGGCGTGCACCAGCGCCTGGCCCTGCGCGACAAGGGCACCCGTGGTGAACAGATCCCGCACCAGCTGGTCCTCACCGCGACGCCGATCCCGCGCACGCTGGCGATGAGCGCCTATGCCGACCTCGATGTGTCGTCGATCGACGAACTGCCACCGGGGCGTACGCCGGTGCAGACCGTGGCGCTTTCCAACGAGCGTCGCTACGACGTCATGGAGCGGATCCACGCCGCCTGCATGGAAGGCCGCCAGGTGTACTGGGTCTGCACGCTGATCGAAGAGAACGAGCAGATGAACGCACAGGCGGCCGAGGTCGCCCACGCGGAGCTGGTCGCCGGGCTGGAAAACATCAGCGTGGGGCTGATCCACGGCCGGATGAAGCCGAAGGAAAAGCAGGCGGTGATGGACGCGTTCAAGCGTGGCGAGATCGCCGTGCTGGTCGCGACCACGGTCATCGAAGTGGGCGTGGACGTACCCAACGCCAGCCTGATGGTGATCGAGAACAGTGAGCGGCTCGGCCTTGCGCAGCTGCACCAGTTGCGCGGCCGTGTCGGCCGTGGCGCCATCGCGTCGTCGTGCGTGTTGCTTTACCAGACGCCGTTGTCGCGGCTCGCGAAGGAACGCCTGCAGGTGATGCGCGAGACCAACGACGGCTTCCGCATCGCGGAAAAAGACCTCGAACTGCGCGGCCCCGGCGAGGTGCTCGGCACTCGCCAGACCGGCCAGCTACAGTTCCGCATCGCCGACCTGGCCCGCGACGCGCACCTGATGCCGGACGTGCAACGCGTCGCCGAAGCGATGATGCGCGACCACCCCGCACGCTGCGAACGCCTGATCGCCCGCTGGGTCGGCGACGCCGCCCGTTACGTCGACGCGTAAGCCGCCGCAAGGCCCAGGTGTTCGCGGACACGCATGGCTACCCACGCGGTCTCGCGCAGCACCGGTTGCACCGGTGGGGTGCTGGCGTCGATGGCGTGCAGGCGGCGGGTGTCGCGTAGCTCGGCGTGGAAGCGCTCGAGCTTCGCCGGCAGGGGCTGGGTCGCCAGGGTGTGCACGGGGCGGCCGGTGGCGCAGGCTTCGCTCAGCATGTTGACCGAATCGGCCGTGACCACCAGTCGGTCGGCCCAGCCGAGCACGCCGGGGTAGGGATTGGGATCGTCGTCGCCGGGCGCCCAGAAGAAACCCGGCATGCCCTGCACGGCGGCGCGGACCATCGGCAGCAATGCCGACGGCGTGCGTCGCGAGGCGAGCACCATCACCGAACCGCCCTCGCTGGCATGCCGGCGCTTCACGCCTTCCAGCAACGCCGCGAGTTCCCCCGCATCCATCGTGCCGCCGTGGCGCGGGCCGCCGAGCAAGACGCCCAGGCGGGGGCCGGGCAGGTCGCCGAATTCCGCGAAGGCCTCGCGTGCATCCGCCAGCCACGCGTCGTCGACCGGGTTGAGCGAGCCCAGCGGGGTCAGCACGTTGTCGCCGTGCAGCTGGTCGTGCTTCGGTGCGACCACCAGGTCCCAGGCGTCGGTGCCGACGCGCGGGTCGAGGATCTGCACGGCCAGCGTGCGGCCTCCGGATCCGTCGCGGACCTGCCGGGTCGCCCACGCCGCGGCCCGGCCGCAGCCGATCACCAGGGCCGGCCAGGGCGGCCGCAAGCCCCCTGCCTGGCGGGACAGGGCAAGCCGCGAGCCGGGTAGCAGGCGCGGCGCAAACCAGGCCCACGGCGCGCGCAGGTCGACCACGATCTCGCGGATCGACGGGGTCAGCGCCTCGGCCAGGGCAAGGGCCTGGCGGCGGTTGCCGGCGGCGCCATCGGTCACCACCCAGCACGAACCCGGAGCGAGCGAAGTGGCACTCACGCGGGGTCCGGTCGGTCGATTGTTGTCGATTTCGGCACAGTTCGTTCCTTAGCCGACCAGTCCACGAGCCCACGAGCCCGCTTACACTGTCGGAATGCCGGGCTCGTCCGGCGCCCGATCACTGTACAAGGAAATCCATGAGCGCCCCGTTGCCCGATGCCTCGCTTGACCAGCTTTTCCGCAACGCCCGCACCTTCAACGCGTGGCAGGAGAAGGACGTCACCGACGAACAGCTGCACCAGCTGTACGACCTGGTGAAGATGGGCCCGACCTCGGCGAACTCGTCGCCGATGCGCCTGGTCTTCATCAAGTCGAAGGACGCTAAGGAACGTCTCAAGCCGTTTCTCTCTGAGAACAATCTTGAGAAGACCATGCTGGCCCCGGTGACCGCCATCGTCGCCACCGACTTCTCGTTCCACGACCAGCTGCCGAAGCTGTTCCCGCACGTGGACGCGCGCAGCTGGTTCACCGGCAACGAGCCGCTGATCCAGGCCACCGCGTTCCGCAACTCGTCGCTGCAGGGTGCCTACGTGATCCTGGCCGCCCGCGCGCTGGGGCTGGATTGCGGCCCGATGTCGGGCTACGACCAGGCCGGCCTCGATGCGGAGTTCTTCGCCGGCTCGCAGGTCAAGTCGAACTTCCTGATCAACATCGGCTACGGCAACCCGGACAAGAACCTCTTTGGCCGCCTGCCGCGCCTCGATTTCGAAGAAGCCGCCCAGGTCCTCTGAACCCCTTTCCCGCGGTGGCGTCGACGCCCCGCAGATACTGGCCGTACCCACCCTACTGCAGGAGCTACATCATGCGCGCTCTCCGTTACGTCGCCCTCGCGGGCCTGCTCGCCGTCGCCGGCAATGCCGCCGCCGCCCCGGTCACCTACAAGCTCGACCCGGGCCACACCATGGTCCTGTTCAGCTGGAACCACTTCGGCTTCTCCAACCCGACCGCCAACCTCGGCAGCGTCGACGGCACCCTCGTCTATGACGAGAAGGACCCGACCAAGGCCACCGTCGAAGCCACCCTGCCGCTCACCGGCCTGGACACCTTCGTGCCGAAGCTGGACGAGCACCTGAAGTCGGCCGATTTCCTCGACGCCGCCAAGTTCCCGACCGTCACCTTCAAGAGCACCAAGGTCGCGACCGCGGGCAAGGACAAGCTGAAGGTCACCGGCGACCTGACCGTGCACGGCGTGACCAAGCCGGTCACCCTCGACGTCACCCTGAACAAGATCGGCCCGCACCCGATGATGAAGGTGCAGACGGTCGGCTTCGACGCCACCACCACGATCAAGCGCTCGGACTTCGGCGTCGGCGCCTACGTCCCGAACGTGTCGGATGAGATCAAGATCCGCATTACCACCGAAGCCCACGACGCCTCGGCCAAGTAACGCTTTAGACGCACTGTAGGAGCGCGCCTGCGCGCGAAACCTACAACGCGAAAAAACCGCCCCTCCCCCGAGTGGGCGGTTTTTTTTGTTCCGGTTACCCCTTTTCCAGGGGCCATACACCATTTTTTGAAAAGATCCGGTGCGCCGGGCCATCCCCCGCCCCCCTTCGCGCGCAGGCGCGCTCCTGCACGAGCGGGCCGACGCAGGGTCTGGTGCGTTCCTGCTAACATCATGGGCGTCCCCGGTTTCACCGCATCGCCCGGAGTTATCCCATGCGCCCCAATCCCGCGGCCGCGCCGCTTATCCCGGCGAACGCCGAAAATCGTTACGAAGTGACGCACGCCGACCTTCCGCTGTCGTGCCCGATGCCGGGCATGTACCTGTGGAATTCGCATCCGAAGGTGTACCTGCCCATCGTCGACGAGGGCGGCACCTCGAAGTGCTCGTACTGCGGCGCGAACTACGTACTCAAAGACTGACCGGCCCGGGCGGGCACGCATCCTGCATCGCCCGCTAATTCCTCTCATCCGGACCGAAGCATGGCCACCGTCTTCCCCTCCCGGACGATGACCGTCGTACAACTGGTACCCGCCCTGCATTCGGGCGGCGCTGAGCGTTCGACCCTGGAAATTGCCAAGGCGCTGGTCGAGGCGGGGCACCGCTCGGTCGTGGTTTCCGCCGGTGGCCGGCTGGTCGCCCAGCTCGAAGCCGAAGGCAGCGAGCACGTCACGCTGCCGATCGGCCGCAAGTCGCTGGGCACGCTGTTCACCGTCGGCAAGCTGCGCCGCGTGTTGCGCGAGCTCAAGCCGGACATCGTCCATGCCCGTTCCCGCCTGCCGGGCTGGATCGGCTGGTGGGCAATGAAGGGCGTGAAGCCGCGCCCGCACTTCGTCACCACGGTGCACGGCCTGAACAGCCCGGGCCACTACAGCAGCATCCTGCTGCGTGGCGAGCGGGTCATCGTGGTCTCGCAGACGCTGCGCGACTACGTGCTGCGGCACTACCCGAACGACATCTCCACGGCACGCATCGCGGTGATCCCGCGCGGCGTCGACACCGAAGCGTTCCCGTACGGCTATCGCCCCGACGACTCCTGGCAGCGGGCGTTCTTCGAGGAATACCCGCAACTGGAAGGTGGGCCGCTGCTCACCCTGCCGGGTCGCGGTACGCGCCTGAAGGGCCACGCGGACGCCATCGAGCTGATCGCCGACCTGCAACACCGGGCGATCGATGCGCGGCTGTTGTTGCTGGGCGCCGACGAACCGGGGCGCGAAGCCTACGTCGCCGAGATGCGTGAACTGATCCGTGCGCGTGGCCTTGGCGACAAGGTGGTGATCTCGCCGGCGCGTCCGGATATCCGCGACGTCTACGCCATGTCCAGCCTGGTGCTGCAGCTGTCGCAGCGGCCGGAGTCGTTCGGTCGCACCGTGGTCGAAGCGCTGGCGATGTGCCGCCCGGTCATGGGTTACGCGCACGGTGGCGTCGGCGAACTGCTGGCCGAACTGTATCCGGCCGGCCGCGTGCCGCTCGGCGACCGCGAACGCCTGGTCGAGCGCGCCGCGGAACTGCTTCGCTTCGCACCGCCGATCCCGCCGCCGCGCAGCTACCGGCTGGTCGACATGCAGGCCGCCACCCTGGCGATGTACGCCGAGGTGGTCGAAGGCGTGCCGGCCGCGTGAGTGGCGCGTCGCTCACGGCGAACCTGCGCGCCGGCCTGAAGTCCCCGTTGTTGCCCATCTGGCTGGTCCCGGCGCTGTTGCCGGTGGGCCGCAGCGCCGAGTTCGGCGTGTTCCTCTGCCTGGTTGGCAGCCTCCTGCTGCTGGTCCGCGAGCCGGGGGCGATCCGCCACCATCCCGGTGCGAAGCTCTTCCTGTGGTTGTTCGCCGCGTATGCCGGCGCCGCGCTGGTCTCGGCGGTGGATGCCGTTGCGCCCGGTAAAAGCTGGGGCACGGTCGCCGGCATCCTGCGCTTCGCGCCGCTGGGGATCTATACGTGTTTCGCCATGCGCCGGCCCGGCAAGGTCCGCAGCCTGTACATGGCCACGGCCGTGGTCGTGGCGATCTGGGTCGTGGATGCGTGGGTGCAGGCACTCACCGGCGTCGGCCTGGCCGGGCATTCCGATCCGGAGCGACTGTCCGGCATCTTCGGCCGCGACAACCTGAAGCTGGGACCCGCGCTTGCCGCGTGTTCGCCGTTCCTGCTCTGGGCGGCGGGCGAGCGCTGGGGTCGCCGCGGGCTGGTCATCGCCTACCTCATCACGCTGGGTCCGATCCTGCTGGCCGGCTCGCGCGCCTCGTGGCTCTGCTACGGCATCGTTGGCCTGGCCTTCCTCTGGCGTGAAGCCGGCAGCGCGAAACGCTTCCTCGTGGCATGCGCCGCGGGCGCGCTCGCCGTCGCCCTCGCCGGCACGCTGGCCTGGCAGGTCTCGCCGCGCTTCCGCGAACGCATCGCGCACACCTTGCCTGCGCTCAACGGCACCGAGGCCGGCGTCGACGCGGCCCTGACCGGTCGCCTCGGCATCTGGACGACCTCGCTGCGCATGTACGCGGCACACCCGATCAACGGCGTGGGCGTGCGCAGCTTCCGCGTCGCTTATCCGGCCTACGCCACGCCGGGCGACCACTTCCTCACCATCGAGAAGTGCTCGGACGGCGAGGGCGCCTGCCATGCCCACCAGGTGCTGCTGGAAGTCGCCACGGAAACTGGCACGCTCGGCCTGCTGGCGTGGCTCGCGGCCGCGGTGCTGGCGCTGCGCGCCTGGTGGCGCGCCGGGGTGGAAGCGCGCGAGCGGGCGTTCCCGCCGTTCGTCGCCCTGCTGGCGATCCTTTTCCCGTTGAACACGCACATGGCGTTCTACTCCGCGTGGTGGGGCCTGCTCGCCGCGTGGCTGCTCTCGGTATGGTGCGCGGCGCTGTATGCCGACCTGGGGGATCCGGAGCCGCGGCATGCCGCGTGAGCCGCTCTCGGTCGTCGTCACCACGTTCAACAACGCCGACACCATCGGTGCCTGCCTGGCCTCGGTCGCCTTCGCCGACGAGATCGTCGTGCTGGACTCCGGTTCGACCGACCTGACCCGCCAGATCGCCGAGCAGGCCGGCGCGCGCGTGGCCGTGCAGCCGTTCGCGGGCTACAGCGCACAGAAGCAGGCCGCCATCGACCTGGCGACGCATCGCTGGGTGTTGCTGCTGGATTCGGACGAGACCGTGCCGGCGGCCGCCGCGGCGTGCGTGCGCGAGGCGCTCGAATCAC
This window harbors:
- the recG gene encoding ATP-dependent DNA helicase RecG, which produces MARIASPSSAAPSADPGRAPLTTLGGVGPALAETLGKLGLREVQDLWFHLPLRYEDRTTVVPIAELRPGDRAQVEGAVDVVERTFRGRMQLKVIISDDSGRALLLRFFHFRKAQVEQLQKGTRVLCFGEVRQGPQGLEIVHPQYQRIENDEPVVVDERLTPVYPATEGLGPRRLASVIAKALHHLPTDDRLELIPEDVGRPLGLTSLRDALLYVHRPPNDVDLRQLGEGAHPAQKRLAFEELLTQHLTLRRMRAAVKKRKAPALKSAGVLRERLLASLPFALTRAQSRVAAEVNRDLVRAHPMLRLVQGDVGSGKTVVAALAALAAVEAGYQVALVAPTELLAEQHLRNFRAWLEPLDLHVEWLAGKVQGRARKSALAHAAEGSAHIVVGTHALMQEGVAFQKLGLVIVDEQHRFGVHQRLALRDKGTRGEQIPHQLVLTATPIPRTLAMSAYADLDVSSIDELPPGRTPVQTVALSNERRYDVMERIHAACMEGRQVYWVCTLIEENEQMNAQAAEVAHAELVAGLENISVGLIHGRMKPKEKQAVMDAFKRGEIAVLVATTVIEVGVDVPNASLMVIENSERLGLAQLHQLRGRVGRGAIASSCVLLYQTPLSRLAKERLQVMRETNDGFRIAEKDLELRGPGEVLGTRQTGQLQFRIADLARDAHLMPDVQRVAEAMMRDHPARCERLIARWVGDAARYVDA
- a CDS encoding zinc-finger domain-containing protein, encoding MRPNPAAAPLIPANAENRYEVTHADLPLSCPMPGMYLWNSHPKVYLPIVDEGGTSKCSYCGANYVLKD
- a CDS encoding YceI family protein produces the protein MRALRYVALAGLLAVAGNAAAAPVTYKLDPGHTMVLFSWNHFGFSNPTANLGSVDGTLVYDEKDPTKATVEATLPLTGLDTFVPKLDEHLKSADFLDAAKFPTVTFKSTKVATAGKDKLKVTGDLTVHGVTKPVTLDVTLNKIGPHPMMKVQTVGFDATTTIKRSDFGVGAYVPNVSDEIKIRITTEAHDASAK
- a CDS encoding mitochondrial fission ELM1 family protein; its protein translation is MSATSLAPGSCWVVTDGAAGNRRQALALAEALTPSIREIVVDLRAPWAWFAPRLLPGSRLALSRQAGGLRPPWPALVIGCGRAAAWATRQVRDGSGGRTLAVQILDPRVGTDAWDLVVAPKHDQLHGDNVLTPLGSLNPVDDAWLADAREAFAEFGDLPGPRLGVLLGGPRHGGTMDAGELAALLEGVKRRHASEGGSVMVLASRRTPSALLPMVRAAVQGMPGFFWAPGDDDPNPYPGVLGWADRLVVTADSVNMLSEACATGRPVHTLATQPLPAKLERFHAELRDTRRLHAIDASTPPVQPVLRETAWVAMRVREHLGLAAAYAST
- a CDS encoding O-antigen ligase family protein, whose product is MSGASLTANLRAGLKSPLLPIWLVPALLPVGRSAEFGVFLCLVGSLLLLVREPGAIRHHPGAKLFLWLFAAYAGAALVSAVDAVAPGKSWGTVAGILRFAPLGIYTCFAMRRPGKVRSLYMATAVVVAIWVVDAWVQALTGVGLAGHSDPERLSGIFGRDNLKLGPALAACSPFLLWAAGERWGRRGLVIAYLITLGPILLAGSRASWLCYGIVGLAFLWREAGSAKRFLVACAAGALAVALAGTLAWQVSPRFRERIAHTLPALNGTEAGVDAALTGRLGIWTTSLRMYAAHPINGVGVRSFRVAYPAYATPGDHFLTIEKCSDGEGACHAHQVLLEVATETGTLGLLAWLAAAVLALRAWWRAGVEARERAFPPFVALLAILFPLNTHMAFYSAWWGLLAAWLLSVWCAALYADLGDPEPRHAA
- a CDS encoding malonic semialdehyde reductase; the encoded protein is MSAPLPDASLDQLFRNARTFNAWQEKDVTDEQLHQLYDLVKMGPTSANSSPMRLVFIKSKDAKERLKPFLSENNLEKTMLAPVTAIVATDFSFHDQLPKLFPHVDARSWFTGNEPLIQATAFRNSSLQGAYVILAARALGLDCGPMSGYDQAGLDAEFFAGSQVKSNFLINIGYGNPDKNLFGRLPRLDFEEAAQVL
- a CDS encoding glycosyltransferase family 4 protein, which gives rise to MATVFPSRTMTVVQLVPALHSGGAERSTLEIAKALVEAGHRSVVVSAGGRLVAQLEAEGSEHVTLPIGRKSLGTLFTVGKLRRVLRELKPDIVHARSRLPGWIGWWAMKGVKPRPHFVTTVHGLNSPGHYSSILLRGERVIVVSQTLRDYVLRHYPNDISTARIAVIPRGVDTEAFPYGYRPDDSWQRAFFEEYPQLEGGPLLTLPGRGTRLKGHADAIELIADLQHRAIDARLLLLGADEPGREAYVAEMRELIRARGLGDKVVISPARPDIRDVYAMSSLVLQLSQRPESFGRTVVEALAMCRPVMGYAHGGVGELLAELYPAGRVPLGDRERLVERAAELLRFAPPIPPPRSYRLVDMQAATLAMYAEVVEGVPAA